The Nocardioides humi genome includes a region encoding these proteins:
- the mftF gene encoding mycofactocin biosynthesis glycosyltransferase MftF (Members of this protein family, MftF, are glycosyltransferases, members of PF00535 (glycosyl transferase family 2). The encoding gene is found as part of the mycofactocin cassette, in Mycobacterium tuberculosis, many other Actinobacteria, and occasional members of other lineages. Mycofactocin itself, a putative redox carrier, is a heavily modified derivative of the C-terminal Val-Tyr dipeptide of the mycofactocin precursor MftA (TIGR03969).) — protein sequence MTVADVVARSLPDGFVVRLRDDLLTADRGRVLVGGSPVRVVRLSPQARRLLAGGRLEVDGPATAALAARLLDGNLAEPVLDRIDAPPADLTVVVPVRDRPDQLDRCLAALAPLPVIVVDDASHDPAAVAEVARRHGAALLPLARNRGPAGARNAGLARVRTPLVAFVDSDVEADSGALLDLARHCADPRVALAGPRVVGFARSERPRWFERYDAVASSLDLGRVGGQVRPGAAIGWLPSACLVGRTALLNGDIGDIGGFEDDWRVAEDVDLVWRLVDAGHVVRYDPSVEVRHDVRPTLRGWLGRKLVYGTGGADLAARHGDKVAPAVLSLPMALGAAAVLQRRWWSAPVAAAVTASAARALRRHLPAEDDTADTTRVAVRLAGRGLWWAVRQESALLLRHWWPAAALAAPSAGPSAGRCSPPSSSTSPASSTSARASTPAPHSSPAGSTTSPTAPACGGARSRGATRVVSELAACVEASNQPDIDGLRLRLDSPFRSLCDESVVAGLRPPSRAVRCAQGAIAAGAASSSCRVRRSLRNRPGWWNAATATVRPARR from the coding sequence ATGACCGTCGCCGACGTCGTGGCGCGGTCCCTGCCCGACGGCTTCGTGGTCCGGCTCCGCGACGACCTGCTCACCGCCGACCGGGGCCGGGTGCTCGTCGGCGGCTCGCCGGTGCGGGTGGTCCGGCTGAGCCCGCAGGCGCGGCGGCTGCTCGCCGGCGGCCGGCTGGAGGTCGACGGGCCCGCCACCGCCGCCCTCGCCGCGCGCCTGCTGGACGGCAACCTCGCCGAGCCCGTGCTCGACCGGATCGACGCGCCGCCGGCCGACCTCACCGTCGTCGTACCCGTTCGCGACCGGCCCGACCAGCTCGACCGCTGCCTCGCCGCCCTGGCCCCGCTGCCGGTGATCGTCGTCGACGACGCCTCCCACGACCCGGCCGCCGTCGCCGAGGTGGCCCGCCGCCACGGCGCCGCCCTGCTCCCGCTGGCCCGCAACCGCGGACCCGCCGGCGCCCGCAACGCCGGACTCGCGCGGGTGCGCACGCCCCTGGTCGCCTTCGTCGACTCCGATGTGGAGGCCGACTCCGGCGCACTGCTCGACCTGGCCCGCCACTGCGCCGACCCCCGCGTCGCCCTCGCCGGCCCCCGTGTCGTGGGATTCGCGCGCAGCGAGCGGCCACGCTGGTTCGAGCGGTACGACGCCGTCGCCTCCTCGCTCGACCTCGGCCGGGTCGGCGGCCAGGTCCGCCCCGGCGCCGCGATCGGCTGGCTGCCCTCTGCCTGTCTCGTCGGCCGCACGGCCCTGCTGAACGGTGACATCGGTGACATCGGAGGGTTCGAGGACGACTGGCGCGTCGCCGAGGACGTCGACCTGGTCTGGCGGCTCGTCGATGCCGGCCACGTCGTGCGCTACGACCCGTCGGTCGAGGTGCGCCACGACGTCCGGCCGACCCTGCGCGGCTGGCTCGGCCGCAAGCTCGTCTACGGCACGGGTGGCGCCGACCTCGCCGCCCGTCACGGTGACAAGGTCGCCCCCGCCGTCCTCTCCCTCCCCATGGCCCTCGGCGCCGCGGCCGTCCTCCAGCGCCGCTGGTGGTCCGCCCCCGTCGCCGCCGCCGTGACGGCCTCCGCCGCCCGCGCCCTCCGCCGCCACCTCCCCGCCGAGGACGACACCGCCGACACCACCCGGGTCGCGGTCCGGCTCGCCGGCCGCGGCCTGTGGTGGGCCGTGCGTCAGGAGAGCGCTCTGCTGCTCCGCCACTGGTGGCCGGCCGCCGCCCTGGCCGCCCCTTCAGCCGGCCCGTCCGCCGGGCGCTGCTCACCGCCGTCCTCGTCGACCTCGCCTGCTTCCTCCACGAGCGCCCGGGCGTCGACCCCGGCACCGCACTCCTCGCCCGCCGGCTCGACGACCTCGCCTACGGCGCCGGCCTGTGGTGGGGCGCGCTCACGCGGCGCGACCCGCGTTGTCTCAGAGCTCGCCGCGTGCGTTGAGGCGTCGAACCAGCCGGACATCGATGGACTCAGGCTGCGCTTGGATTCACCGTTTCGCTCGCTATGCGACGAATCGGTGGTTGCAGGGCTGAGACCGCCTTCTCGGGCGGTCCGATGCGCTCAAGGCGCGATCGCCGCCGGCGCCGCGAGCTCCTCTTGCAGGGTCCGGCGCAGCCTCAGGAATCGGCCCGGCTGGTGGAATGCCGCGACCGCGACCGTCCGACCCGCACGGCGGTAG
- a CDS encoding phosphotransferase family protein, giving the protein MKASTTTSVDLTAAELAAVSRRLVSTGIDLAGPLRADRIAGGRSNLTFLLTDGTTRWVLRTPPRAGRTPSAHDVGREFRVCRALEDTAVPVPRQVMSVEDDADLGGPYVVAEHVAGASVQSREELDRLGPDRLGRTVEALVSALAALHAVDHAAVGLSGFGRPDGYAARQLRRWSGQWDLVAPADPGARAAAAELEDRLSGALPEQHAAAVVHGDYRIDNTILQIEPGDVQVAAVLDWELSTIGDPVADVAMMCAYRDPAFDLIVGSRAPGPARSCPAPTESPLPTRPPTARPCGTGRSTAHSAITRWP; this is encoded by the coding sequence ATGAAAGCGAGCACCACCACCTCCGTGGACCTGACCGCCGCCGAGCTGGCCGCGGTCTCCCGCCGGCTCGTGTCCACGGGCATCGACCTCGCCGGGCCGCTGCGTGCCGACCGGATCGCCGGCGGCCGGTCCAACCTCACCTTCCTGCTGACCGACGGCACCACCCGCTGGGTGCTGCGGACGCCACCCCGGGCCGGCCGGACGCCGTCCGCCCACGACGTCGGCCGCGAGTTCCGCGTCTGCCGGGCACTGGAGGACACGGCGGTCCCGGTGCCGCGCCAGGTGATGTCGGTCGAGGACGACGCCGACCTGGGCGGCCCCTATGTCGTGGCGGAGCACGTCGCGGGTGCGAGCGTGCAGAGCCGGGAGGAGCTCGACAGGCTCGGCCCCGATCGGCTGGGGCGCACCGTCGAGGCCCTCGTCTCCGCCCTCGCCGCGCTGCACGCGGTCGACCACGCGGCCGTCGGCCTGAGCGGATTCGGCCGTCCCGACGGGTACGCCGCGCGCCAGCTGCGGCGGTGGAGCGGTCAGTGGGACCTGGTGGCGCCCGCGGATCCGGGTGCCCGCGCGGCCGCCGCAGAGCTCGAGGACCGGCTGTCCGGAGCGCTTCCCGAGCAGCACGCGGCTGCGGTGGTGCATGGCGACTACCGGATCGACAACACCATCCTGCAGATCGAGCCCGGCGACGTGCAGGTCGCCGCGGTGCTCGACTGGGAGCTGTCCACGATCGGCGATCCCGTCGCCGACGTGGCGATGATGTGCGCCTACCGCGACCCCGCGTTCGACCTCATCGTGGGGAGCCGTGCGCCTGGACCAGCCCGCTCCTGCCCGGCCCCGACGGAATCGCCGCTGCCTACGAGGCCGCCGACGGCGCGCCCCTGCGGGACTGGACGGTCCACCGCGCACTCGGCTATTACAAGGTGGCCGTGA
- a CDS encoding NAD(P)/FAD-dependent oxidoreductase, with the protein MSAPEHIVVVGASLAGLRVVEALRRQGHEGRVTLIGDETHLPYDRPPLSKQVLLGSWEPERTALTTPERLAEADVDLVLGRRAVAAHAEAIRLEDGAIIPYSHLVVATGARARSWPGMATHDRVHGLRTLDDALRLRAALAADPGCPVVVVGGGFIGLEVAAAARAGGHEVTVVEAASRPLERAVGPLVGDHFVRLHAAAGVVLRCGTAISAITPDPDGVSVWRDDGSELRARHAVVGIGSVPNTEWTAGLGLDTTDGIACDEGGRAAPRVWAVGDVARWRQRPFGDLARHEHWTSAAEQAAVVAAGLLGHEPNAPCDVPYFWSTQYDVNFQLAGRPDLADSVDVTEPGDPQTGRGTLFTYRRAGRTVAVAAFHQPGRFLRLRRTLQEELAAPAAIAP; encoded by the coding sequence ATGAGCGCGCCGGAGCACATCGTCGTCGTCGGTGCCTCCCTCGCCGGCCTGCGGGTGGTCGAGGCGCTGCGTCGCCAGGGCCACGAGGGGCGGGTCACGCTCATCGGCGACGAGACCCACCTCCCCTACGACCGACCGCCATTGTCCAAGCAGGTGCTGCTCGGCAGCTGGGAGCCGGAGCGGACGGCGCTCACCACGCCCGAGCGGCTCGCCGAGGCCGATGTCGACCTGGTCCTCGGCCGTCGCGCGGTGGCCGCCCATGCCGAGGCGATCCGGCTCGAGGACGGGGCGATCATCCCCTACTCCCACCTGGTCGTCGCGACCGGCGCCCGGGCCCGGTCCTGGCCGGGCATGGCGACCCACGACCGGGTCCACGGACTCCGCACCCTCGACGACGCCCTGCGCCTGCGCGCGGCCCTCGCCGCCGATCCCGGCTGTCCCGTCGTCGTGGTGGGCGGCGGGTTCATCGGCCTCGAGGTGGCTGCCGCCGCCCGCGCCGGCGGCCACGAGGTCACCGTCGTCGAGGCCGCCAGCCGCCCCCTCGAGCGAGCCGTCGGCCCCCTCGTCGGCGATCACTTCGTCCGCCTGCACGCGGCCGCGGGCGTCGTACTGCGCTGCGGGACGGCGATCTCCGCGATCACGCCCGACCCGGACGGCGTCTCCGTGTGGCGCGACGACGGCAGTGAGCTGCGCGCCCGGCACGCCGTGGTCGGCATCGGCTCGGTCCCCAACACCGAGTGGACGGCCGGCCTCGGCCTGGACACGACCGACGGCATCGCCTGCGACGAGGGCGGCCGGGCCGCGCCCCGGGTGTGGGCGGTGGGCGACGTCGCGCGGTGGCGTCAGCGGCCGTTCGGCGACCTCGCGCGCCATGAGCATTGGACGAGTGCCGCCGAGCAGGCCGCCGTCGTCGCCGCCGGGCTCCTCGGCCACGAGCCGAACGCGCCGTGCGACGTGCCGTACTTCTGGAGCACCCAGTACGACGTCAACTTCCAGCTGGCCGGCCGCCCCGACCTCGCCGACAGCGTCGACGTGACCGAGCCCGGTGACCCACAGACAGGCCGCGGCACGCTGTTCACCTACCGCCGTGCGGGTCGGACGGTCGCGGTCGCGGCATTCCACCAGCCGGGCCGATTCCTGAGGCTGCGCCGGACCCTGCAAGAGGAGCTCGCGGCGCCGGCGGCGATCGCGCCTTGA
- a CDS encoding FAD-dependent oxidoreductase gives MDKLTVDVVCVGSGVGGCAAAATAAHAGASVLLVEKASLVGGVTAYSGGQVWIPGTRQQAELGITDTVEDGIAYLEELAGGWGDPERTANLVRAAKEALEYFEAEHGFAARVIKDLPDYYYPHFPHAAADGRYVEPEEIDLETLGELGPLLRRSPIGSSGGGLGKDGVDGSVGGRFVQMGEGLAAHFLHAAQRAGVEIWTRSPARELVIEDGRVTGVVVSRDGEDVVVAARKGVVLATGGYDWNPDLVHRFEGVLDAHGSAAPAGIEGDHLVMAAPAGAAISYQPASRNVMQVGFPTGIIDEDGHDLHSSYRAVNPHEIIVNRSGRRFANESFYPALSAAMQTLDGADHSLPNWPCWLVFDAAYLEVGAARAPSLELAVSGDTIAEVAEAAGIDPVALEETVTRYNAMCAEGRDSEWGRGEQPWSMELFTDSETTADHNPSLGPISRPPFYAARMSRVQFGIGSAGLSVNKDAQVTTYAGDPIEGLYAVGNSAGRDDLGAALQSGVANMRGLAYGYLAGRHAASR, from the coding sequence ATGGACAAGCTCACCGTCGACGTCGTCTGCGTCGGGTCCGGCGTCGGAGGCTGTGCCGCGGCCGCCACGGCGGCGCACGCCGGCGCGAGCGTGCTGCTGGTCGAGAAGGCCTCCCTGGTGGGCGGCGTGACGGCGTACTCCGGCGGGCAGGTGTGGATCCCCGGGACCCGCCAGCAGGCCGAGCTCGGGATCACCGACACCGTCGAGGACGGCATCGCCTATCTCGAGGAGCTCGCGGGCGGCTGGGGCGACCCCGAGCGCACCGCCAACCTGGTCCGCGCCGCGAAGGAGGCGCTGGAGTACTTCGAGGCCGAGCACGGCTTCGCGGCCCGCGTCATCAAGGACCTCCCGGACTACTACTACCCGCACTTCCCTCACGCCGCCGCCGACGGGCGGTACGTCGAGCCCGAGGAGATCGACCTCGAGACGCTCGGCGAGCTGGGCCCGCTGCTGCGCCGCTCTCCCATCGGGTCCAGCGGCGGCGGCCTCGGCAAGGACGGCGTCGACGGCAGCGTCGGCGGCCGATTCGTGCAGATGGGCGAGGGACTCGCCGCCCACTTCCTGCACGCCGCACAGCGGGCCGGCGTCGAGATCTGGACCCGCAGCCCCGCCCGGGAGCTGGTCATCGAGGACGGCCGGGTCACGGGCGTGGTCGTCTCGCGCGACGGCGAGGACGTCGTCGTGGCGGCGCGCAAGGGTGTCGTCCTGGCCACCGGTGGCTACGACTGGAACCCGGACCTGGTGCATCGGTTCGAGGGCGTCCTGGACGCGCACGGCAGCGCCGCGCCGGCCGGGATCGAGGGCGACCACCTGGTCATGGCCGCGCCCGCGGGGGCCGCCATCTCCTACCAGCCGGCCTCCCGCAACGTGATGCAGGTCGGTTTCCCGACCGGAATCATCGACGAGGACGGCCACGACCTGCACTCGTCGTACCGGGCCGTCAACCCGCACGAGATCATCGTCAACCGCTCCGGGCGCCGGTTCGCCAACGAGTCCTTCTATCCCGCGCTGTCGGCGGCGATGCAGACCCTCGACGGCGCCGACCACAGCCTGCCGAACTGGCCGTGCTGGCTGGTGTTCGACGCCGCCTACCTCGAGGTCGGCGCCGCCCGGGCGCCGTCCCTCGAACTGGCGGTCAGCGGCGACACCATCGCCGAGGTGGCCGAGGCGGCGGGCATCGACCCGGTCGCGCTCGAGGAGACAGTGACCCGCTACAACGCGATGTGCGCGGAGGGGCGCGACTCCGAGTGGGGCCGCGGCGAGCAGCCGTGGTCGATGGAGCTGTTCACCGACTCCGAGACCACCGCCGACCACAACCCGAGCCTCGGCCCCATCAGCCGGCCGCCGTTCTACGCCGCCCGGATGTCGCGGGTGCAGTTCGGCATCGGCTCCGCGGGGCTCTCGGTCAACAAGGACGCTCAGGTGACGACGTACGCCGGCGACCCGATCGAGGGCCTGTACGCCGTCGGGAACTCGGCCGGGCGCGACGACCTCGGCGCCGCCCTGCAGAGCGGCGTCGCCAACATGAGGGGTCTGGCCTACGGCTATCTGGCCGGTCGGCACGCCGCGTCGCGATGA
- a CDS encoding acyl-CoA dehydrogenase family protein, which translates to MGEQAQPVGDTELQERMWAFMREEVFPAEPVWAAHLREHGAHSYPDVMEDLKASARERGLWNLFLPSASGLGNAAYAPIAEITGWSPVIAPEAINCQAPDTGNMETLALFATDEQRRRWLEPLLEGRIRSAFAMTEPDVASSDATNIAMTMRRDGDEYVVNGRKWWITGVADERCEIFIVMGKTDPDAAPHRQQSMLLVPRDTPGLSIERHLPIFGYQDQHGHSELVFDDVRVPAANLLAAEGDGFTIAQARLGPGRIHHAMRAIGMAERALALMVRRAQQRVAFGAPLADNPVVQQHIADSRMDIDQARLLVQHTAALIDERGAQGARTEISQIKIAAPAAALRVIDRAIEVHGAAGVSDDTPLAYFYAWARVLRIVDGPDAVHRRTIARAELRADRPYAG; encoded by the coding sequence ATGGGCGAGCAGGCACAGCCGGTGGGCGACACCGAGCTGCAGGAGCGGATGTGGGCGTTCATGCGGGAGGAGGTCTTCCCCGCGGAGCCGGTCTGGGCCGCGCACCTGCGTGAGCACGGCGCGCACAGCTACCCCGACGTGATGGAGGACCTCAAGGCGTCGGCGCGCGAGCGCGGCCTGTGGAACCTCTTCCTGCCGTCGGCCTCGGGGCTCGGCAACGCGGCGTACGCGCCGATCGCGGAGATCACCGGCTGGTCGCCGGTGATCGCACCCGAGGCGATCAACTGCCAGGCTCCCGACACCGGCAACATGGAGACGCTCGCGCTGTTCGCGACCGACGAGCAGCGTAGGCGCTGGCTGGAGCCCCTGCTGGAGGGCCGGATCCGCTCGGCGTTCGCGATGACCGAGCCCGATGTCGCGTCGTCGGACGCCACCAATATCGCGATGACCATGCGTCGCGACGGCGACGAGTACGTCGTCAACGGCCGCAAGTGGTGGATCACCGGCGTCGCCGACGAGCGGTGCGAGATCTTCATCGTGATGGGCAAGACCGATCCGGACGCCGCGCCGCACCGCCAGCAGTCGATGCTGTTGGTGCCCCGGGACACGCCCGGGCTGTCCATCGAGCGGCACCTGCCGATCTTCGGCTACCAGGACCAGCACGGGCACTCCGAGCTGGTCTTCGACGACGTCCGGGTGCCCGCGGCCAACCTGCTCGCGGCGGAGGGCGACGGCTTCACGATCGCCCAGGCGCGTCTCGGCCCCGGCCGGATCCACCACGCCATGCGCGCCATCGGCATGGCGGAGCGAGCGCTGGCGCTGATGGTGCGGCGGGCCCAGCAGCGGGTCGCCTTCGGTGCGCCCCTGGCCGACAACCCGGTCGTGCAGCAGCACATCGCGGACTCCCGGATGGACATCGACCAGGCCCGGCTGCTGGTGCAGCACACCGCGGCCCTCATCGACGAGCGCGGCGCGCAGGGCGCCCGCACCGAGATCTCCCAGATCAAGATCGCCGCGCCCGCCGCGGCGCTGCGCGTGATCGACCGGGCGATCGAGGTTCACGGCGCCGCGGGCGTCAGCGACGACACGCCGCTCGCCTACTTCTACGCCTGGGCGCGGGTGCTGCGAATCGTGGACGGGCCGGACGCCGTCCATCGGCGCACCATCGCACGCGCCGAGCTGCGCGCCGACCGGCCGTACGCGGGGTGA